A window of Flammeovirga kamogawensis genomic DNA:
CAAATACTATTGATTTACCATCAGGGCTAACATCTAGATTTAACCATGTTCCTTCATCAGTAGTGAAATTAATTTTAGAAGTCTCTCTTTGTGGTTTATTGACATCCCATTTTTCTGCTTTCTCTTGAGCAAACGTAGTTGTTAAACTGGAGAGTAATAGGAACTTAATTGATAAGAGTAGGTTACGCTTATTAATCATTTACGTTGAGTTAAAACTTAGTACTTATTGAATTGTATTGCAATGTGTTAATTACTTGAAGAGTATCAAATTTTTGAAGTAATCTTAATTTAATTTTAACAAGTATTAGGTTGTATTCTATGCTGTAATTATAGGTATATCAAAAATGATAACACTAAAAATATACTATTAATAATTCTAAAGTCGATAATATTAATAATTATCGACTTTAGAATTATATGCTATTATTTCATGATGATCTCATCAGTTTTTTGGTTTTCTTTTGATGGAGGGCTTTCATTAAATATTTTATTTAAATTCCCGTTTACCCAATATCCATTAATACAACCAGAACTAGTGGTTAAAGATCCCTTTCCATTTTGTAAATCCTTTTTGAATTCACCTTTATAAATATCACCATTTGCGAAAATTAAAACGCCATAACCTCTCTTTTTACCCCTTTTAAATGAACCGATATATTGTCGTCTATCCTTATACGTATAAACACCATTACCGTGTGGCCTAGAGTCAAAAAATTCACCAATATAATGATCTCCATTTTTGTAAGAAAAATCACCTTTTCCCTGAATTATATCATCAACAAAGTTACCTTCATATCGATTACCATCAACCCATAAGAAAACACCATATCCGTTAAATTTATTGCTTTTAAAATGGCCTTTATAAATAGAACCATCTGCCCATTTTAATGTGCCTTCACCTTCGAAATTTCCGTTTGAGAATTCTCCAGAATATTCATTATTATTAAATGTAAATACCCCAGACCCGTTTGGGTATCCATTAATCCATTCACCTTTATAAGAATCTTTGTTCTTATAGATCATTTCACCATGTCCATTCTCACAATCACCTTCTACACAAGTTTGTGCATTAGTAAAAAAAGAAAAAAGAATAAAAGCGATAAGGATATAAGTTTGTTTTAACATACTGTAGATTTTACCTTGTTACTACAAATATGACATATAAAGGACATCAAAAGGTCACTTTGTTAAGTATTATTAGTTCTTATTAATGTTCAATTTAACTCAGAGAATCAGTTATTTATTGAAAGAGCAGAATAAACTGCAGTACCCCAGCACAACCACCTAAAATTGCTCCAACACTTATTAAAATCCATTCATCTTCTTTGAAAGCTGGTCTAAGAAGCCCTTCAAAATCTTCGTAGGGTAGATCTTCTATTTTCTTTTGAATGTTATTTTTTAAATCAAAGACCTGATCGGCATAGGGGAATGCGTCTCTTAAGCAAATATGAAATTCTGCCATAAAAGTAAAATGAGCTATATTTTTAACAATACCTAAATGCTTTTTGGCAAAATCTTCATCTACAAATTTTTGAATTACATCTTTAATATCATCGTATGTATCATCTACTAATTCACTAATTCTGATATTAAATATTTCAGACAACTTTTTTTTACCTGTATTCTGAAGTGTATATCTAAAAATACGTTCTGTAGTAAGGATTTCTTGTGTTATAATTTTTGAGTAAACTTCGGCAACTGTAATTTGCCTTTGAAGAAACAATCCTTGAAACCTCATTCCTAAGAAATAAATAGGTTCTTTTGGTTCGAAAATCAATTTTAATGCTAGCCAGTTTGTCGCATACCCTACAAATACACCAAAAAGAGGTAAAAGCCACCATGGATTATAAAAGTATGCAATAACCATTTGAACCAACCCAAATAGAAACCCAAAGTATAAACCTGAGATTTCAATAAATTTAAATTCCTTCTCACCACACTTCATGAAAATTTCATTTAAAAGTCCGGGCTTTTCTAGAACGGTGTCTAAAGTAAGTTTCTTAAGGTCGAGCATTTCTCTGATGTTGCGACCTATATCAAAGAGAATTTTTTCAGTAACTCCAGGAATTTTTTCTTCTATTGATTCATAAATAGATATTTTTACAGAAGTAGGTGAGTTTTCCCATAAGTAGGGAATTTCTGATTGCATTATAAGATCTACAGTTTTTCTTGTAACTCTTGAAAGTGATTCTTCCATTTCATGAGACACAATATCTGGATCTAATAAGGCAAACTGATCTTCTATTTTTAAAAGTTTAGCAGTAAGTAAATCAACAGATTTTGATGCAATTTTAGTTGATTTAGTTGGTATTATACCTTGCCAACCAAAAGGACGTATTCCAAAAAAATGGATAGGGTAGAACATCATTTTGATTGCTGCAAAATTTGTGAACCATCCTACAAAACCACTAATAAGAGGAATTGAAATATATAAGAAAAAATCATTAATAGTAAAAGTTGAATCCATTAAGCTAAGTTACAAGTTGTTTTTAACTCAAAACAAAAAAAACTCCCATTAAATATATTTTAAAGGAGTTTTTTTATGAATGATATATACTGTTGTTTATGCAGATACCTTTCCACTAAAAAGAAGATACAACTCAATTAAAGCAATAAAAATGAATATTGCAGCAAGTATTCGTTCTTTATAAGTTAATATAAAAGTACTTTTTTTATGCATTTGATAATAGAATCCAAAACCTATTGCATAAAAAATTGAAGACATTAATATATAATTTAAACCAGCAGCGTACATTAACCAAGCACAATAAATTGAAGATAGGAAGCCAATCATAAATGCTTTTCTTCTTTTTTTAATGTCTTGTTTATAGATTTTTCGGTTATATGCTTCTTTTACTAAAAATAGTGAGCTTAGAAAGTATGTAGGTAATATCATTACACCAGCAATATTAATTGCAGCGAGGTAAACATGCTGAGCAAATACTACACATAATAATGTTATTTGAATAACTATACTCGAAATAATCAATGAACTTTTGGGAGCTCCGTGTTTATTGTCTGAATCAAAAAACGTTGGCATTACGCCATTCTTTGCGGCTTGAGAAGGTACTTCTGCTACTAATATTGTCCATGCAATCCATGCTCCTAAAATTGAAAATATAACGCATATATTGACAAAAGTAACACCCCATTCTCCAACAGCATTTGCTATTACTCCACCCGTAGAAGGTGTAATAAGTTGGGCTAAATCAGGTTGTTTCATTAACCCGAATGATAGAACAGATATTAATACATAAATAACTAATGCAGCAAAAAAACCAATAGCAGTTGCTTTAGATACATCTTCTCTTTTTTTAGCTTTTGTAGAAATAACTACAGCTCCTTCAATTCCAATAAAACACCATAATGTAACCATCATGGTACTTTTAATTTGACTGCTGACACTACCTAAATTTAATGAAGAACCCCATATGTCAAAATTGAAGTTATCAATCTCAGTATAAATAAGCATTAAACCAACAATTGCAATTAAGCCAATGAATTTAGCTATAGTTGATATAGTATTTAAAAATGCAGTATTTCGTGTACCATACATTGATAGGAAATTCATTATCCAAATAAATACTGAACCAACAATGATCATTTCTTTACTATGATTTAGTAAAATAGGAAAGAAAGAACCAAAAGCATCATTAAGCATTACAGCAAAGGCTACATTACCAAAAGCAGCACATAACCAATATCCCCAAGCAGCATTAAAGCCAACATATTTTCCAAAACCTTCTTCAGCATATGCATAAATATCAGATTTAATATCTTGCCTTTGATCAGATAGAATTGCAAAAGAACGTATCAAAAACCAGATACCAATGCCCGAAATAATCCATGAGATAACAACAGCACCTAATGCCGCACCATGTGCAATATTCTGAGGAATATTAAACACACCACTACCAACCATTGAACCAAAAACAATTGCTATTAATCCAATTAATCCAACCTTATTTTCTCTATTTTCCATTGTTTTGTATACATGCACACTTCTATTTATACAATAGTACTTGTTTAATTAATTTTTAGATGAAAACTTAAATATTATTAATATAGATAGAAGTATATATTGGTTAATAAAAATTAAGCATGTTTTAATAGTACTATTCAATAAGAATACACCTAATTAACAATTAATTTCTTATCATTTTTTATAGCCATTGATTTATCTTTCAATTGTACAACAATCTCGAAATTTCATAATATGTTTTTGATGCTCATTAAATTTAAATATATTTAAATATTAGTGAGTAATTATTCAATCACTTAACATCTAGTGTTTTATTAAATATATTTAGTATTACACTCTACTTACTTTAAACACCATGAATAGTAGCACAGAATATGACTATGTAATTATTGGCTCTGGTTTTGGAGGATCCGTATCAGCGATGCGTCTTT
This region includes:
- a CDS encoding basic amino acid/polyamine antiporter, whose product is MENRENKVGLIGLIAIVFGSMVGSGVFNIPQNIAHGAALGAVVISWIISGIGIWFLIRSFAILSDQRQDIKSDIYAYAEEGFGKYVGFNAAWGYWLCAAFGNVAFAVMLNDAFGSFFPILLNHSKEMIIVGSVFIWIMNFLSMYGTRNTAFLNTISTIAKFIGLIAIVGLMLIYTEIDNFNFDIWGSSLNLGSVSSQIKSTMMVTLWCFIGIEGAVVISTKAKKREDVSKATAIGFFAALVIYVLISVLSFGLMKQPDLAQLITPSTGGVIANAVGEWGVTFVNICVIFSILGAWIAWTILVAEVPSQAAKNGVMPTFFDSDNKHGAPKSSLIISSIVIQITLLCVVFAQHVYLAAINIAGVMILPTYFLSSLFLVKEAYNRKIYKQDIKKRRKAFMIGFLSSIYCAWLMYAAGLNYILMSSIFYAIGFGFYYQMHKKSTFILTYKERILAAIFIFIALIELYLLFSGKVSA
- a CDS encoding DUF445 domain-containing protein; its protein translation is MDSTFTINDFFLYISIPLISGFVGWFTNFAAIKMMFYPIHFFGIRPFGWQGIIPTKSTKIASKSVDLLTAKLLKIEDQFALLDPDIVSHEMEESLSRVTRKTVDLIMQSEIPYLWENSPTSVKISIYESIEEKIPGVTEKILFDIGRNIREMLDLKKLTLDTVLEKPGLLNEIFMKCGEKEFKFIEISGLYFGFLFGLVQMVIAYFYNPWWLLPLFGVFVGYATNWLALKLIFEPKEPIYFLGMRFQGLFLQRQITVAEVYSKIITQEILTTERIFRYTLQNTGKKKLSEIFNIRISELVDDTYDDIKDVIQKFVDEDFAKKHLGIVKNIAHFTFMAEFHICLRDAFPYADQVFDLKNNIQKKIEDLPYEDFEGLLRPAFKEDEWILISVGAILGGCAGVLQFILLFQ
- a CDS encoding MORN repeat-containing protein, producing MLKQTYILIAFILFSFFTNAQTCVEGDCENGHGEMIYKNKDSYKGEWINGYPNGSGVFTFNNNEYSGEFSNGNFEGEGTLKWADGSIYKGHFKSNKFNGYGVFLWVDGNRYEGNFVDDIIQGKGDFSYKNGDHYIGEFFDSRPHGNGVYTYKDRRQYIGSFKRGKKRGYGVLIFANGDIYKGEFKKDLQNGKGSLTTSSGCINGYWVNGNLNKIFNESPPSKENQKTDEIIMK